A genomic segment from Triticum dicoccoides isolate Atlit2015 ecotype Zavitan chromosome 1A, WEW_v2.0, whole genome shotgun sequence encodes:
- the LOC119356416 gene encoding probable auxin efflux carrier component 3b codes for MISWHDLYTVLTAMVPLYVAMILAYGSVRWWGVITADQCAGINRFVAVFAVPLLSFKVISGSNLYAMDLRFAAADTLQKLLVLASLAVWSRLPVPFAGLDWSITLFSSATMPNTLIMGIPLLVAMYGRHAGDLMVQIVVLQCIIWCTLLLFLFEFRAARLLISGRFPAAAVADVRVDPDVVSLDGSHAEAQAEVAPDGSMRVVVRRSAASLSRRSLLNGAAAGMPSPARESSVTGVEIFSVSSSRNHTPRGSSSFTHGDFSATTGGGGGAAAPALPPPPPPPHGAVRASSFGAADLFSLHSSRQHTPRPSASYDEHAPRGRSTAAVAPVEDPKDNVHMFDWSSGASGASEVSGLPVFRSSAKESGRRRTPSDATSTNSDSSRLNRTGVAGVERVISEAAAQESLERLEAGTEATEKEQEQDETKKVGDEVGKPPASVMLRLILTMVWRRLIRNPNTYASVVGLVWSLIEFRYHVTMPAIVAKSISILSDAGLGMAMFSLGLFMALQPKLIACGKSAAASTMAVRFLLGPAVMAVSSAAVGLRGTLLRIAVVQATLPQGIVPFVFAKEYNLHAAILCTGVIFGMLIALPIVLLYYIILGLL; via the exons ATGATCTCGTGGCATGATCTGTACACGGTGCTGACGGCGATGGTGCCGCTGTACGTGGCGATGATCCTGGCGTACGGCTCGGTGCGGTGGTGGGGGGTGATCACGGCGGACCAGTGCGCCGGGATCAACCGCTTCGTCGCCGTCTTCGCCGTCCCGCTGCTCTCCTTCAAGGTCATCTCCGGCAGCAACCTGTACGCCATGGACCTGCGCTTCGCCGCCGCCGATACGCTGCAGAAGCTCCTCGTCCTCGCCTCGCTCGCCGTGTGGTCCCGCCTCCCCGTCCCCTTCGCCGGGCTCGACTGGTCCATCACGCTCTTCTCCTCCGCGACGATGCCCAACACGCTCATCATGGGCATCCCGCTCCTCGTCGCCATGTACGGCCGCCACGCCGGCGACCTCATGGTGCAGATCGTCGTCCTCCAGTGCATCATCTGGTGCACGCTGCTTCTCTTCCTCTTCGAGTTCCGCGCCGCGCGCCTGCTCATCTCGGGGAGGttcccggccgccgccgtcgccgacgtGCGCGTCGACCCGGACGTCGTGTCGCTCGACGGAAGCCACGCCGAGGCGCAGGCCGAGGTCGCGCCCGACGGGAGCATGCGCGTCGTCGTGCGCCGGTCCGCGGCGTCGCTCTCCCGCCGCTCCCTCCTCAACGGCGCCGCGGCGGGGATGCCGTCGCCGGCGCGCGAGTCGAGCGTGACCGGCGTGGAGATCTTCTCGGTGAGCTCGTCGCGGAACCACACGCCCAGGGGCTCCTCCAGCTTCACCCACGGCGACTTCTCCGCGAccacgggaggcggcggcggcgccgccgcgcctgctctgccgccgccgccgccgccgccgcacggcgCGGTGCGCGCGTCCAGCTTCGGCGCGGCCGACCTGTTCTCGCTGCACTCGTCGCGGCAGCACACGCCGAGGCCGTCGGCCAGCTACGACGAGCACGCGCCGCGGGGCAGATCGACGGCGGCCGTGGCGCCGGTCGAGGACCCCAAGGACAACGTGCACATGTTCGACTGGAGCTCCGGCGCGTCCGGCGCGTCCGAGGTGAGCGGCCTGCCGGTCTTCCGCAGCAGCGCCAAGGAAAGCGGCCGCCGGCGTACCCCCTCCGACGCGACGTCCACCAACTCCGACTCCTCCAGAT TGAACCGGACGGGAGTGGCCGGCGTCGAGCGCGTCATTTCTGAGGCGGCAGCGCAGGAGTCGCTGGAGAGGCTGGAGGCCGGCACGGAGGCGACGGAGAAGGAGCAGGAGCAGGATGAGACGAAGAAGGTCGGCGACGAGGTGGGAAAGCCGCCGGCGAGCGTGATGCTGCGGCTGATCCTGACCATGGTGTGGCGCCGGCTGATCCGGAACCCCAACACGTACGCCAGCGTCGTCGGCCTCGTCTGGTCACTCATCGAGTTCCG GTACCACGTCACGATGCCGGCGATCGTGGCCAAGTCCATCTCCATCCTCTCCGACGCGGGGCTGGGGATGGCCATGTTCAGCCTGGGGCTATTCATGGCCCTGCAGCCCAAGCTCATCGCCTGCGGCAAATCCGCGGCGGCGTCCACCATGGCCGTCCGCTTCCTGCTCGGCCCCGCGGTCATGGCCGTCTCCTCCGCCGCCGTCGGCCTCCGAGGCACGCTGCTGCGCATCGCCGTTGTCCAG GCCACTCTGCCGCAAGGGATCGTGCCGTTCGTCTTCGCCAAAGAGTACAACCTCCATGCCGCCATTCTGTGCACCGG GGTCATATTTGGCATGCTAATAGCCCTTCCGATCGTCCTGCTCTACTACATCATCCTTGGGCTGCTATGA